A DNA window from Anaerocolumna sp. AGMB13020 contains the following coding sequences:
- a CDS encoding extracellular solute-binding protein — MKSKKSLIVLIVAVLVVAAAVIAVILNKDHSKGMNAVPASNTVVYDTSYKNYLDQNGYGGTTLEASLQIDLKDYQTTDGMTAEIQDSGLVTGDSGSITWTFTAQEEGFYNLEIGYIPQQGTTSDIQRRLLLNGEVCYDGLEQVVFKRFWADEAIKSKNGNEIRPNTNEVYKESKIFVEDAKRRIGEPYVFYLKKGINTLTLEAIKEPVEYTSIEFKKAEKAPDYATVIDSLKNQYQVYAGENIVGQAERSEGGTSYIEKNSSSINIQKNYSDPLLYPYHPYKIKYNTIGANNWKQPGDSISWDVVAPKEGLYEITFKGRQSLKRGVTSVRRLYINGTVPYAEMNAVNFDYSSDMDNYTVSQTDGTPYLFYLKEGTNTLTLECVMGDFGSVINDVEESMYALNQLYLKVTQITGQTPDKFIDYQIAKKIPEFQEIMSTEEVRLNQIIEKLVAITGEKGENTSLLEKMAVEAKGLAKNPESVIVEVAQLKENISALATWLVNISEMPLELDSLILSAPEAKLPKAKSNFIEGAYYGTIRFFSTFFAKSSQISQSESSSDSNTIKVWMVNGGSATNVQSIGREQAQIIQNLIDEKFTPETNINIDLQLIPVDVVLRAALAGNSPDAVIGLNQATLQDFAMRGAVVDLSKLEGFQEATDKYYQSELDAARYLDGIYGIPEQADFMMLFTRDDILKAVGAKVPKTWQEVKDILPALKKNNYEFFLPNASGAPNFYPSLVYQFGGDLFKGTGNDYGIASDLGTDAAMEAFKTYTDFFTNYGFNPNVDFPTRFRTGEMPIGVVKYTTYCQLEVFAPEIKGLWSFTTLPGITDENGQINNSYVLETINSAILNTSDRKEDTWKFIKWWTDTETQLQYANTVESVMGTSARYPAADPEVIKRLPWSNAELTQILAQFEATEGIPAVPGNYMLTRMVLYSFNNVVAEGANPRETLYLNLKTIDKEITNKRREFHLSVEE, encoded by the coding sequence ATGAAATCGAAGAAGTCCTTGATAGTTCTCATAGTAGCCGTTCTTGTAGTAGCTGCAGCGGTTATTGCCGTGATATTGAATAAGGATCATTCTAAGGGAATGAATGCAGTTCCAGCTTCAAATACCGTTGTTTATGACACCTCTTATAAGAATTATCTTGACCAGAATGGCTATGGCGGAACTACCCTGGAAGCCAGTCTGCAAATAGATCTTAAAGATTATCAGACAACTGATGGAATGACGGCAGAAATTCAGGACAGCGGCCTTGTAACAGGCGACAGCGGTTCAATTACCTGGACTTTTACAGCCCAGGAAGAGGGTTTTTATAATCTTGAAATCGGATATATCCCACAGCAAGGTACTACTTCAGATATTCAGAGAAGGCTGCTGCTCAATGGGGAGGTCTGCTATGACGGACTGGAACAGGTGGTTTTTAAGCGTTTTTGGGCTGATGAAGCTATCAAGAGCAAAAATGGTAATGAAATAAGACCAAATACCAATGAAGTATATAAAGAAAGTAAAATTTTCGTGGAGGATGCCAAAAGAAGAATAGGCGAACCCTATGTATTCTATTTGAAGAAAGGTATCAACACTTTAACCTTAGAAGCCATCAAGGAGCCTGTAGAATATACCTCCATAGAATTTAAAAAAGCGGAGAAAGCACCGGATTATGCAACGGTGATTGATTCCTTAAAGAACCAGTATCAGGTGTATGCAGGAGAGAATATCGTAGGTCAGGCGGAACGCTCTGAAGGTGGTACTTCTTATATTGAAAAAAATTCGTCTTCTATTAATATTCAGAAAAATTACTCGGATCCTTTATTGTATCCATATCATCCTTATAAGATTAAATATAATACCATAGGAGCCAATAACTGGAAACAGCCCGGTGATTCTATTTCCTGGGATGTTGTTGCTCCCAAAGAAGGTTTATATGAAATAACCTTTAAAGGAAGACAGAGTCTGAAACGAGGAGTAACCTCCGTTAGAAGATTGTACATAAATGGAACTGTTCCTTATGCGGAAATGAATGCCGTTAACTTTGACTACAGCAGTGATATGGATAATTATACAGTATCACAGACCGATGGGACACCTTACCTCTTCTATCTGAAAGAAGGAACAAATACCCTTACCCTGGAATGTGTTATGGGTGATTTCGGAAGTGTTATCAATGATGTGGAAGAGAGTATGTATGCTTTAAACCAGTTATACCTTAAAGTTACACAGATTACCGGACAGACTCCGGACAAATTCATAGATTATCAGATTGCGAAGAAAATACCTGAGTTTCAGGAAATTATGAGCACCGAAGAAGTAAGACTGAATCAGATAATTGAAAAGCTGGTTGCTATCACCGGCGAGAAAGGTGAAAATACCAGTCTCCTTGAAAAGATGGCAGTTGAAGCCAAAGGTCTTGCTAAAAATCCGGAAAGTGTAATCGTGGAAGTTGCACAGCTTAAGGAAAATATCTCTGCTTTGGCAACCTGGCTGGTTAATATATCGGAAATGCCTCTTGAGCTTGACAGCTTAATCCTGTCAGCACCGGAAGCTAAGTTGCCAAAAGCAAAGAGCAACTTTATAGAAGGAGCTTATTACGGTACAATCCGTTTTTTCTCCACCTTTTTTGCAAAGAGCAGTCAGATAAGCCAGTCGGAGAGCAGTTCCGATTCCAATACCATTAAGGTATGGATGGTAAATGGAGGATCAGCAACCAACGTACAATCTATTGGCCGTGAACAGGCACAGATTATTCAAAATCTGATCGATGAGAAATTTACACCGGAAACCAATATTAATATCGACCTTCAGTTAATTCCTGTTGACGTTGTATTAAGAGCTGCACTTGCAGGTAATAGCCCTGACGCGGTAATTGGTCTTAACCAGGCAACATTACAGGATTTCGCAATGCGTGGAGCAGTAGTGGATCTGTCAAAGCTAGAGGGCTTTCAGGAAGCTACGGATAAGTATTATCAGAGTGAATTGGATGCTGCCAGGTATCTGGATGGAATCTATGGTATTCCTGAGCAGGCAGATTTTATGATGCTCTTTACCAGGGATGATATCTTAAAAGCCGTTGGCGCCAAGGTACCAAAGACCTGGCAGGAGGTGAAAGATATCCTTCCGGCTTTAAAGAAAAATAATTATGAGTTTTTCCTGCCCAATGCTTCGGGAGCACCAAATTTCTATCCTTCTTTGGTATATCAGTTTGGTGGAGATTTATTTAAGGGTACTGGCAATGATTATGGTATCGCAAGTGATCTTGGAACAGATGCTGCCATGGAAGCTTTTAAGACCTATACGGATTTCTTTACCAATTATGGTTTTAACCCTAATGTGGACTTCCCTACCAGATTCCGTACGGGAGAAATGCCCATTGGTGTGGTTAAATATACTACTTATTGCCAGCTGGAGGTATTTGCACCGGAAATCAAAGGTCTTTGGTCTTTTACGACGTTACCGGGTATAACGGATGAAAACGGCCAGATAAATAATTCTTATGTGTTAGAGACCATTAACAGTGCGATTCTCAATACTTCTGATAGAAAAGAGGATACCTGGAAATTTATTAAATGGTGGACAGATACAGAAACACAGCTTCAGTATGCCAATACGGTAGAATCTGTTATGGGAACCTCTGCCCGTTATCCGGCTGCGGACCCGGAGGTTATTAAGAGATTACCCTGGAGTAACGCAGAACTTACGCAGATACTGGCACAGTTTGAAGCTACAGAAGGAATACCCGCAGTTCCCGGTAACTATATGCTTACCAGAATGGTACTGTATTCCTTCAATAATGTTGTAGCAGAAGGTGCTAACCCCAGAGAGACCCTGTATCTTAACCTTAAGACCATTGATAAGGAGATTACCAATAAAAGGCGGGAATTCCATCTGTCTGTTGAAGAGTAA
- a CDS encoding carbohydrate ABC transporter permease, which yields MKKNKEPFSLVWKHHKYKYLLIAPFAIVFLVFTLIPVVVSIVLSFTSFNMVEAPSFNGLSNYINLLVRDDVFLIAIKNTLLFALITGPISYIMCFLFAWMINELPPVPRSIITLVFYAPSISGNAYMIWKLIFSSDTYGWANAWLLKLGFIQSRVMWFETAKYVMPILIVVQLWLSLGVSFLAFIAGLQNVDKSWYEAAAVEGVKNRWQELWYITLPSMKPQLMFGAVMQITGSLSVSQISIDLAGFPSVSYAGHTILTHLHDYGNVRYELGYACTIAVVLFFIMLLCNIIVQKLLRKLG from the coding sequence TTGAAAAAGAATAAAGAGCCGTTTTCATTGGTATGGAAGCATCATAAATACAAGTATTTACTGATCGCACCTTTTGCTATTGTTTTCTTGGTATTTACTTTGATTCCTGTTGTCGTGTCTATCGTATTGAGTTTTACATCCTTTAATATGGTAGAAGCGCCTAGTTTTAACGGTCTGTCCAATTACATAAATCTGCTGGTCAGGGACGATGTATTCCTTATAGCCATAAAGAATACTTTGTTGTTTGCATTGATAACCGGACCAATCAGCTATATCATGTGCTTTCTCTTTGCCTGGATGATCAATGAGCTGCCTCCGGTACCAAGATCTATTATAACACTGGTATTTTACGCACCTTCTATCTCCGGTAATGCCTATATGATCTGGAAACTGATATTTTCCTCTGATACCTATGGATGGGCAAATGCCTGGCTGTTAAAACTGGGATTTATACAAAGCCGTGTTATGTGGTTTGAAACAGCTAAATATGTCATGCCGATTCTGATCGTAGTACAGCTTTGGTTAAGCCTTGGTGTCAGCTTCCTGGCCTTTATCGCAGGTCTTCAGAATGTGGATAAATCCTGGTATGAAGCCGCTGCTGTAGAGGGTGTCAAAAACCGCTGGCAGGAGCTGTGGTATATCACCCTTCCGTCCATGAAACCTCAGCTGATGTTCGGTGCCGTTATGCAGATTACAGGATCCCTATCGGTTTCCCAGATATCCATCGATCTGGCAGGCTTCCCTTCTGTCAGCTATGCAGGCCATACCATACTGACGCATTTACATGACTACGGTAATGTCAGATATGAGCTTGGTTATGCATGTACGATTGCAGTCGTTCTGTTTTTTATCATGCTTCTGTGCAATATTATTGTCCAGAAACTGCTTCGTAAATTAGGCTAA
- a CDS encoding carbohydrate ABC transporter permease, whose translation MKKLYKFLVSKLRARKLRRRNRSLMGDMGLTLVLAFFGLFSLFPLIFTVVNAFKPLSEIFIIPPKMTVENPTLNNFFDLATIVESFNVPLSRYIFNTGMITFLGTFGTVLLGSMAAFPLAKYNFPGSKAMSNIIVYALMFNASVTAIPNYLIMSRLGMIDTYWAVILPAVGSTLGLYLMKNFMVQIPDEMLEAAKIDGAGEFKTYWSVVMPLCKPAWITLVILSFQQMWGTTGGVFIYTEELKPVTYVLQQLVSGGISRTGVSSAISFIMLLVPVSVFVLSQSNVIETMATSGVKG comes from the coding sequence ATGAAAAAATTATATAAATTTCTTGTATCAAAACTGCGTGCAAGAAAATTAAGAAGAAGAAACCGAAGCCTTATGGGAGATATGGGTCTTACGCTGGTGCTTGCTTTCTTTGGTTTATTCAGCCTTTTCCCGCTTATATTCACTGTGGTAAATGCCTTTAAACCATTAAGCGAAATCTTCATTATACCTCCTAAGATGACGGTAGAGAATCCTACCCTGAATAACTTCTTTGATCTGGCAACGATCGTTGAAAGTTTTAATGTGCCTTTATCCAGATATATTTTTAATACCGGAATGATAACCTTTCTGGGTACCTTTGGAACTGTGCTGCTAGGTTCTATGGCCGCTTTCCCGCTGGCAAAATATAATTTTCCCGGTTCCAAGGCAATGAGTAACATCATCGTTTATGCACTTATGTTCAATGCTTCCGTAACGGCAATTCCCAATTACCTGATTATGAGCAGGCTTGGTATGATTGATACCTACTGGGCAGTTATCCTTCCGGCGGTCGGTTCTACTTTAGGACTTTACCTGATGAAGAACTTTATGGTGCAGATACCTGATGAAATGCTGGAAGCTGCGAAAATTGACGGTGCGGGAGAATTTAAGACCTACTGGAGTGTTGTTATGCCTTTGTGTAAACCTGCCTGGATTACACTGGTTATCCTATCCTTCCAGCAAATGTGGGGTACTACGGGTGGCGTATTTATCTATACGGAAGAATTAAAGCCGGTAACATACGTGCTACAGCAGCTGGTAAGCGGCGGTATATCCCGAACAGGCGTATCCTCAGCCATATCCTTTATCATGCTGTTGGTTCCTGTTTCGGTATTCGTGCTGTCCCAAAGCAATGTAATTGAAACTATGGCAACTTCCGGTGTGAAGGGTTAG
- a CDS encoding Yip1 family protein produces MKNKILKEQLHYLKYAMFHPFDGFYEIKYRGKGSALIASVILILYGIMQCVSYQYTGFVMNMNAIFQMNSVSIFISALSVFLLFTVSNWTITTLFNGKGNMRDIYIVLGYSVVPMLLLNGLTVFISNFVITEEIIILRSLQGIGVVWFVFILLAGLCIIHEYSFAVNIKTLLATAVAAFIIVFLGILFFSLMERMYYFVMSVAQEMVRRIN; encoded by the coding sequence ATGAAAAATAAGATCTTAAAAGAACAACTGCATTATTTAAAATATGCCATGTTCCACCCTTTTGACGGCTTCTATGAGATAAAATACAGGGGAAAAGGCAGTGCCCTTATAGCCTCTGTCATTCTGATACTTTATGGAATCATGCAATGTGTTTCCTATCAGTATACCGGTTTCGTTATGAATATGAATGCCATATTTCAAATGAACAGCGTATCAATTTTTATTTCTGCTCTGTCTGTCTTCCTGCTCTTTACAGTAAGTAACTGGACGATTACAACATTGTTTAACGGGAAAGGCAATATGAGAGATATCTATATTGTCTTAGGCTATTCTGTTGTTCCCATGCTGCTGCTTAACGGTTTGACCGTTTTTATCAGTAATTTTGTAATAACAGAAGAAATTATTATTTTAAGGTCCCTGCAGGGAATCGGAGTGGTATGGTTTGTTTTTATCCTGTTGGCAGGCTTGTGCATTATTCATGAATATTCCTTTGCTGTTAATATCAAGACACTGCTGGCAACAGCCGTAGCTGCCTTTATTATCGTATTTCTAGGTATACTGTTCTTCTCATTGATGGAGCGTATGTATTACTTTGTAATGTCAGTTGCGCAGGAGATGGTAAGAAGAATTAATTGA